The Candidatus Hydrogenedentota bacterium genome segment AAACTCTTGGCGGAGTACTGCAAGTCAGACCCGAACCTGCATTTTGTGGATATCTTCTCGGCGATGCTTGACGAGAAGGGCGAGCCGCGTGCCGATCTATTGCGTGACGACAAGCTTCACTTGAACGAGCAGGGATACTCGATGGTCACGGAGAAGGTTGAGGCGGCGCTGAAGGAAGTCTTAAGCGAGTCGGCCAAATAGTGAAGCGACTCATACTGATGGCATCTTATTCTGGCGGAAAGCAGGGACAGACACGTCTGCGCTTGTGTCAGTCCCTGTTTTCCGCCGCTTTTGACTCTTCCTTGGGTCTTCCGAAATGTTGCCCCAATTACAATTCGCTACACTCGCGGTACGATCACGCAGGTTGCAGCTTTTTGCGCAGACGGCGAAGCTGATTCGTGAACAAGTAATAGGCCTTCGTGTGGCTGGGCCTGGGCAGAACTTCAAACAGAAAGAACGACACGTCGTCGTGCCGAAACGAGTCAACACCGGAGTATGACTTCAGTCTTTCGCCCAGGGCCTCCACGATGCCGGTAAGGTTGCGCGCACTGTTCTCATTCAGGAAAGCAAGCAGACCATCGGCGCCAAATTGCGCGCCTTGCGCATCGGGGGCTTCCGTGACGCCGTCGGAGTAGAGAAACAGCCTGTCGCCGGGGTTGAGCTGTTCGACGGCCACGTCGAACTTGGCATGGTCTACAACGCCCAGGGGGACGTTGCGAACCGAAGCGTCGCGTTTGGATTCAATCGATAGCGGTTCCCACTTGGGTTTGTTGGCGCGCTTCACGAGGACTGGGGGATGTCCCGCGTAGCAGTAGCGCAAGTTCCCGCTCATTGCGTCGAAGCTGAGGCAGGCCGCAGTTGCCAAGGTCGTTTCTCCAAAACCGGCGACCTGAGTGTTAAGCATGGAAAAAACACGGCTTGGATCGATCCGTAGCATGGTCTTGCGCATGGATTCGTGAAGCCACGTGCTGAGTTGGGAGACTGCTTCGCCGTGCCCGGCAACGTCGGCCAGGCAGACGCGGGCCAGCACACCCGCCGCGCACGCGGAGGAATAGTAGACGTCGCCGCCCTTGGGTCCGCCGCAGGCTGCGGAAAACAGCACGCCGTGCATGCCGGGCACTTGAAGCTCGGTGACTATGGAGCCGTTTCCGCCCCACACTTCGCTGCAGATGAGTTCGCGTTCTGCCATGATCATGTCTTCCTGTGAATGGAGAACGCCGAGAGGCACCACAGTATTTCGTAACGCAGCCGAATGTTACGCGAGCATCTTGTCGACGACCTTGCCGGCCACGTCTGTCAGGCGGAAGTCGCGGCCTTGGAAGCGGTAGGTTAGCCGCTCGTGATCGAATCCGAACAGTTTCAGCAGAGTCGCGTGGAAGTCGTTTATGTGAATGGGGTCTTCGACGATGTTCCAGCCGATTTCGTCGGTCTTGCCGATGACTTGTCCGCCTTTGATGCCGCCGCCCGCCGCCCAAATGCTGTACGCGAAGGGATGATGATCGCGACCCGTGTTCGTCTCCTGGCCGAAGCCGGGCCGATTTTCCGCCAACGGGGTGCGCCCGAATTCGGAACCCCACACGACGAGCGTCGAATCGAGCAGGCCGCGTTGCTTCAGGTCTTTGATCAATGCCGCGACCGGCTGGTCGGCCATCGTGCAGTTGAACTTAAGTCCTTCGTTGAGCTTGTTGTGGTCGTCCCATGACGCGTGGTACAGGTTGACGTAGCGCACGCCGCGTTCAACCAGCCGCCGCGCGAGCAGGCAGTTGCGCGCGAATGCCGCAAATTCGCCCTTGCCGCCGCCGTCGCGGTTGCGCATGTCGCCTTCGTCGCGGTTCACGCCGTAGGCTTCGAGCGTCTCGGGGCTCTCGGTGGACAGGTCGATCAGTTCCGGGGCTGCGGACTGCATACGGAACGCCAATTCGTACGACGCGATACGCGCCGCAATCTCCGGATCGGAGGTGTAGTCGTAGCGTTGCTGGTTCAAAGCGCGTATGGAATCGAGATCGCGCCGCTGGATTTCCGCGCTAATCCCAGGCGGGTTGTTGAGGTTCAAAACCGGTTCACCCGTGTCGCGGAACAGCACGCCCTGATACGTCGACGGCAGGAACCCGCTGGACCAGTTCGATGCGCCGCCGCTCGTGCCGCGTCCCGCAGTCAGCACGACGTAGCCGGGTAAGTCCTGCGACTCGCTACCGAGTCCGTAGTTCAGCCACGCGCCAATGCTGGGCCTGCCGAAGGTCATCACGCCGGTGTTCATCATGAGTTGGCCGGGGTGATGGTTGAAGGCGTCGGTGTGCATGGAGCGAATGAGGCAAATGTCATCGGCGCACGTGCCGATGTGTGGCAGGTAGTCGGAGAGTTCCATGCCGCACTGTCCGCACGGTTTGAATTCGCGGGGGCTTCCCAACAGCACCGCCGATTCCTTCTGAATGAACGCGAACCGCACGTTCTCCGTCATCGAATCGGGCAGCTTCTGGCCGTTGAGTTCGCGGAGTTTCGGCTTGGGATCGAAGAGATCGAGTTGGCTGGGAGCGCCTTCCAGATAGATGAAGATGCAACTCTTGGCCTTCGGCGCGAAGTGCGGCGTTTTTGGCGCAAGTGGGTTGGTGATTGCGGTGAGATCCTTCGGCGCAGCGGACACAACACCTTCTTGTGTCAGGAGCGACAGCAA includes the following:
- a CDS encoding DUF1501 domain-containing protein — encoded protein: MHPFHERILQSRREFLTTTASGIGGLALLSLLTQEGVVSAAPKDLTAITNPLAPKTPHFAPKAKSCIFIYLEGAPSQLDLFDPKPKLRELNGQKLPDSMTENVRFAFIQKESAVLLGSPREFKPCGQCGMELSDYLPHIGTCADDICLIRSMHTDAFNHHPGQLMMNTGVMTFGRPSIGAWLNYGLGSESQDLPGYVVLTAGRGTSGGASNWSSGFLPSTYQGVLFRDTGEPVLNLNNPPGISAEIQRRDLDSIRALNQQRYDYTSDPEIAARIASYELAFRMQSAAPELIDLSTESPETLEAYGVNRDEGDMRNRDGGGKGEFAAFARNCLLARRLVERGVRYVNLYHASWDDHNKLNEGLKFNCTMADQPVAALIKDLKQRGLLDSTLVVWGSEFGRTPLAENRPGFGQETNTGRDHHPFAYSIWAAGGGIKGGQVIGKTDEIGWNIVEDPIHINDFHATLLKLFGFDHERLTYRFQGRDFRLTDVAGKVVDKMLA
- a CDS encoding serine/threonine-protein phosphatase encodes the protein MAERELICSEVWGGNGSIVTELQVPGMHGVLFSAACGGPKGGDVYYSSACAAGVLARVCLADVAGHGEAVSQLSTWLHESMRKTMLRIDPSRVFSMLNTQVAGFGETTLATAACLSFDAMSGNLRYCYAGHPPVLVKRANKPKWEPLSIESKRDASVRNVPLGVVDHAKFDVAVEQLNPGDRLFLYSDGVTEAPDAQGAQFGADGLLAFLNENSARNLTGIVEALGERLKSYSGVDSFRHDDVSFFLFEVLPRPSHTKAYYLFTNQLRRLRKKLQPA